From Coturnix japonica isolate 7356 chromosome 1, Coturnix japonica 2.1, whole genome shotgun sequence, the proteins below share one genomic window:
- the PRDM15 gene encoding PR domain zinc finger protein 15 isoform X4 translates to MAEDGSDETMFVWCEDCGQYHDSECPELGPVVTVKDSFVLSRARSSLPSNLEIRQLEDGTEGVFALTQLVKRTQFGPFESKRVAKLEKETVFPLKVFQKDGPLLYFDTSNEDDCNWMMMVRPATEHEHQNLTAFQHDNDIYFTTSRDIPPGTELRVWYAAFYAKKMEKPMLKQVTSVSNDMCLVVMECDKDGNKVSSKPSTVVFPHKKTKKSSIPVADPTVSTPEGSGAAEAEPSQWTCKVCSSAFQEPQLLTEHLMSHLEQAKCAPQTSQNEAVAEKVTEAPPADPPVVCDAASASTDSRRKARRGRKIKTAKAEAEAPLVVAEEKDPAVECVADTASEVPPEEVALPSAAEERIMELVLGKMPSTTNSISSVTNRHGIRRKLIKQLGEHKRVYQCSICSKIFQNSSNLSRHIRSHGDKLFKCEECAKLFSRKESLKQHVSYKHSRNEVDSEYRYKCTTCEKAFRIESALEFHNCRTDDKTFQCEMCFRFFSTNSNLSKHKKKHGDKKFACEICNKMFYRKDVMLDHQRRHLEGVRRVKREDFEHNTENMVRYKKEPSGCPVCGKVFSCRSNMNKHLLTHGDKKYTCEICGRKFFRVDVLRDHIHVHFKDIALMDDHQREEFIGKIGISSEENDDNSDESADSEPHKYSCKRCQLTFGRGKEYLKHIMDVHKEKGYGCSICNRRFALKATYHAHMVIHRENLPDPNVQKYIHPCEICGRIFNSIGNLERHKLIHTGVKSHACEQCGKSFARKDMLKEHMRVHDNIREYLCAECGKGMKTKHALRHHMKLHKGIKEYECKECHRKFAQKVNMLKHYKRHTGIKDFMCELCGKTFSERNTMETHKLIHTVGKQWTCSVCDKKYVTDYMLQKHIQLTHDKVEAQSCQLCGTKVSTRASMSRHMRRKHPEILSVKIDDLEQLPETTTIDASSIGIVQPELALEQGELSEGKQQMKTPKRGQKRKQKSGEEEETQVPEDPAFSEYTEKEAEFTGNVGDETNSAVQSIQQVVVTLGDPNVTAPSSSVGLTNITVTPITTAAGTQFTNLQPVAVGHLTAPERQLQLDNSILTVTFDTVSGSAMLHNRQNDIQIQPQPEAANPHSVAHFINLTTLVNSIAPLGNQITEQHPLTWRSVPQTDVLQPPAQPAQQQSGQQQVQAEQQQQMYSY, encoded by the exons ATGGCTGAAGATGGCAGTGATGAGACTATGTTTGTTT GGTGCGAGGACTGTGGGCAGTACCATGATTCAGAGTGCCCTGAGCTGGGCCCAGTGGTGACTGTCAAAGATTCCTTTGTGTTGAGCAGGGCCAG ATCATCTCTGCCTTCTAATTTGGAGATAAGGCAGTTGGAAGATGGGACTGAAGGAGTATTTGCTTTGACTCAGCTAGTGAAACGTACCCAGTTTGGCCCGTTTGAATCCAAGAGAGTTGCCAagcttgaaaaagaaacagtttttcccCTAAAG GTGTTCCAGAAAGATGGGCCCTTGTTATACTTTGACACCTCAAATGAAGATGATTGCAACTGGATGATGATGGTGCGACCAGCTACTGAACACGAGCATCAAAACTTAACTGCCTTCCAGCATGACAATGATATTTATTTCACCACCTCCCGGGACATCCCACCAGGAACTGAGCTGCGAGTGTGGTATGCGGCTTTTTACGccaaaaaaatggaaaagccaATGCTGAAGCAGGTCACTAGTGTTTCCAATG ATATGTGCTTGGTAGTGATGGAGTGTGATAAAGATGGGAACAAAGTCTCGTCAAAGCCTTCGACTGTCGTCTTTCcccataaaaaaacaaagaaatccagCATACCAGTAGCTGACCCAACAG TGAGCACTCCAGAAGGTAgtggagctgcagaagcagagccCAGCCAGTGGACATGTAAAGTGTGTTCATCTGCTTTCCAGGAGCCTCAGCTGTTGACAG AGCACTTGATGAGTCACCTGGAACAAGCTAAATGTGCCCCCCAAACCAGCCAAAATGAGGCTGTTGCAGAGAAAGTAACAGAGGCTCCCCCTGCGGATCCACCAGTGGTTTGTGATGCTGCTAGTGCCAGTACAGACTCAAGGAGGAAGGCCAGGCGGGGAAGGAAgatcaaaacagcaaaagcagaagcagaggcaCCCCTTGTTGTTGCTGAAGAGAAAGATCCTGCAG TGGAATGTGTAGCTGACACTGCAAGTGAAGTCCCACCAGAAGAGGTGGCTCTGCcatcagctgcagaagagaGGATTATGGAACTGGTTTTAGGAAAGATGCCTAGCACCACAAATAGCATCAGTTCAGTCACAAA TAGACATGGTATACGGCGGAAGCTGATAAAACAACTTGGGGAGCACAAAAGAGTCTATCAGTGCAGTATCTGCAGTAAGATCttccagaacagcagcaaccTCAGCAGGCACATCCGTTCTCATG GTGACAAACTATTTAAATGTGAGGAGTGCGCAAAGCTGTTCAGCCGTAAAGAGAGCTTAAAGCAGCATGTTTCATACAAGCACAGCAGGAATGAA GTTGACAGTGAGTACAGATACAAGTGCACAACATGTGAAAAGGCTTTTCGAATAGAGAGTGCCTTGGAATTCCATAACTGCAGGACAG ATGACAAGACATTCCAGTGTGAGATGTGTTTCAGATTCTTCTCTACAAACAGTAATCTTTCCAAACACAAGAAGAAGCATGGAGATAAGAAGTTTGCATGTGAAATCTGCAATAAGATGTTCTACAGGAAGGATGTCATGCTAGACCATCAAAGGCGACACCTGGAAG GGGTGAGGCGTGTGAAAAGAGAAGACTTTGAACACAACACGGAAAACATGGTTCGCTACAAGAAGGAGCCTTCAGGATGCCCTGTGTGTGGGAAG gTGTTTTCATGTCGGAGCAATATGAACAAACACCTTCTCACACACGGAGACAAGAAATACACCTGTGAAATCTGTGGACGTAAATTTTTTAGAGTGGACGTGTTGAGAGATCACATTCATGTCCATTTTAAG GATATAGCACTGATGGACGATCACCAGAGGGAAGAGTTCATTGGTAAAATCGGGATCTCATCAGAGGAAAATGATGACAATTCTGATGAAAGTGCAGATTCTGAACCTCACAAGTATAGCTGCAAAAGGTGCCAG TTAACTTTCGGCCGAGGAAAGGAGTACTTGAAGCATATAATGGACGTGCACAAGGAGAAAGGCTATGGCTGTAGCATTTGTAATCGGCGCTTTGCCTTGAAGGCTACTTACCATGCACACATGGTCATTCACCGGGAGAACCTGCCTGATCCTAATGTGCAGAA ATACATCCATCCATGTGAAATCTGTGGAAGGATTTTTAACAGTATAGGGAATCTGGAAAGACATAAACTTATACATACAg gtgtAAAAAGTCATGCTTGTGAGCAATGTGGCAAATCATTTGCTAGGAAAGACATGTTAAAAGAACACATGCGGGTCCATGATAATATCCGAGAGTACTTGTGTGCAGAATGTGGCAAAG GAATGAAGACAAAACACGCGCTTCGTCACCACATGAAACTTCATAAAGGGATTAAAGAGTATGAATGCAAGGAATGTCACCGAAAATTTGCACAGAAAGTCAACATGCTGAAGCATTACAAAAGGCACACGG GAATCAAAGATTTCATGTGTGAGCTCTGTGGGAAGACTTTTAGTGAGAGAAATACAATGGAGACTCATAAGTTGATTCATACAG TAGGAAAACAGTGGACGTGCTCAGTCTGTGATAAGAAGTATGTCACTGATTACATGCTCCAGAAACACATACAGCTCACTCACGATAAGGTAGAAGCCCAGAGCTGTCAGCTGTGCGGGACAAAAGTTTCTACCAGAGCATCCATGAGTCGGCATATGAGGCGTAAACATCCAGAG ATTCTTTCAGTGAAGATTGATGACTTAGAGCAGCTGCCAGAGACCACAACCATCGATGCCTCTTCAATTGGGATTGTTCAG CCTGAATTAGCCTTGGAACAGGGAGAAttatcagaaggaaaacagcaaatgaaaactCCTAAGCGTGGCCAGAAACGAAAGCAGAAGTcaggtgaggaggaggaaactCAAGTGCCTGAGGACCCTGCCTTCAGTGaatacacagagaaagaagctgaatttaCAGGAAATGTTGGAGATGAGACTAATTCAGCTGTACAGAGCATTCAGCAG GTGGTGGTGACCCTTGGTGACCCAAATGTCACAGCACCATCCAGTTCTGTTGGACTGACAAATATCACCGTAACCCCCATTACAACGGCAGCTGGAACACAATTCACAAACCTCCAGCCAGTGGCTGTGGGCCACCTGACTGCACCGGAGCGCCAGTTGCAACTGGACAACTCCATTCTCACTGTGACGTTTGACACCGTCAGCGGTTCTGCCATGCTGCACAACCGCCAGAATGACATTCAGATCCAGCCACAGCCAGAGGCGGCCAATCCTCACTCTGTGGCCCATTTTATAAACCTAACCACCTTGGTGAACTCCATTGCTCCCTTAGGAAACCAGATAACAGAACAGCATCCTCTGACGTGGAGGTCGGTGCCTCAAACTGATGTCTTGCAGCCCCCGGCACAGCCAGCGCAGCAGCAGTCAGGACAGCAACAGGTTCAAGCAGAGCAACAGCAACAGATGTACAGCTACTAA
- the PRDM15 gene encoding PR domain zinc finger protein 15 isoform X3, with the protein MAEDGSDETMFVWCEDCGQYHDSECPELGPVVTVKDSFVLSRARSSLPSNLEIRQLEDGTEGVFALTQLVKRTQFGPFESKRVAKLEKETVFPLKVFQKDGPLLYFDTSNEDDCNWMMMVRPATEHEHQNLTAFQHDNDIYFTTSRDIPPGTELRVWYAAFYAKKMEKPMLKQVTSVSNDMCLVVMECDKDGNKVSSKPSTVVFPHKKTKKSSIPVADPTVSTPEGSGAAEAEPSQWTCKVCSSAFQEPQLLTEHLMSHLEQAKCAPQTSQNEAVAEKVTEAPPADPPVVCDAASASTDSRRKARRGRKIKTAKAEAEAPLVVAEEKDPAVECVADTASEVPPEEVALPSAAEERIMELVLGKMPSTTNSISSVTNRFAHHQNSMSLKRSLILSSRHGIRRKLIKQLGEHKRVYQCSICSKIFQNSSNLSRHIRSHGDKLFKCEECAKLFSRKESLKQHVSYKHSRNEVDSEYRYKCTTCEKAFRIESALEFHNCRTDDKTFQCEMCFRFFSTNSNLSKHKKKHGDKKFACEICNKMFYRKDVMLDHQRRHLEGVRRVKREDFEHNTENMVRYKKEPSGCPVCGKVFSCRSNMNKHLLTHGDKKYTCEICGRKFFRVDVLRDHIHVHFKDIALMDDHQREEFIGKIGISSEENDDNSDESADSEPHKYSCKRCQLTFGRGKEYLKHIMDVHKEKGYGCSICNRRFALKATYHAHMVIHRENLPDPNVQKYIHPCEICGRIFNSIGNLERHKLIHTGVKSHACEQCGKSFARKDMLKEHMRVHDNIREYLCAECGKGMKTKHALRHHMKLHKGIKEYECKECHRKFAQKVNMLKHYKRHTGIKDFMCELCGKTFSERNTMETHKLIHTGKQWTCSVCDKKYVTDYMLQKHIQLTHDKVEAQSCQLCGTKVSTRASMSRHMRRKHPEILSVKIDDLEQLPETTTIDASSIGIVQPELALEQGELSEGKQQMKTPKRGQKRKQKSGEEEETQVPEDPAFSEYTEKEAEFTGNVGDETNSAVQSIQQVVVTLGDPNVTAPSSSVGLTNITVTPITTAAGTQFTNLQPVAVGHLTAPERQLQLDNSILTVTFDTVSGSAMLHNRQNDIQIQPQPEAANPHSVAHFINLTTLVNSIAPLGNQITEQHPLTWRSVPQTDVLQPPAQPAQQQSGQQQVQAEQQQQMYSY; encoded by the exons ATGGCTGAAGATGGCAGTGATGAGACTATGTTTGTTT GGTGCGAGGACTGTGGGCAGTACCATGATTCAGAGTGCCCTGAGCTGGGCCCAGTGGTGACTGTCAAAGATTCCTTTGTGTTGAGCAGGGCCAG ATCATCTCTGCCTTCTAATTTGGAGATAAGGCAGTTGGAAGATGGGACTGAAGGAGTATTTGCTTTGACTCAGCTAGTGAAACGTACCCAGTTTGGCCCGTTTGAATCCAAGAGAGTTGCCAagcttgaaaaagaaacagtttttcccCTAAAG GTGTTCCAGAAAGATGGGCCCTTGTTATACTTTGACACCTCAAATGAAGATGATTGCAACTGGATGATGATGGTGCGACCAGCTACTGAACACGAGCATCAAAACTTAACTGCCTTCCAGCATGACAATGATATTTATTTCACCACCTCCCGGGACATCCCACCAGGAACTGAGCTGCGAGTGTGGTATGCGGCTTTTTACGccaaaaaaatggaaaagccaATGCTGAAGCAGGTCACTAGTGTTTCCAATG ATATGTGCTTGGTAGTGATGGAGTGTGATAAAGATGGGAACAAAGTCTCGTCAAAGCCTTCGACTGTCGTCTTTCcccataaaaaaacaaagaaatccagCATACCAGTAGCTGACCCAACAG TGAGCACTCCAGAAGGTAgtggagctgcagaagcagagccCAGCCAGTGGACATGTAAAGTGTGTTCATCTGCTTTCCAGGAGCCTCAGCTGTTGACAG AGCACTTGATGAGTCACCTGGAACAAGCTAAATGTGCCCCCCAAACCAGCCAAAATGAGGCTGTTGCAGAGAAAGTAACAGAGGCTCCCCCTGCGGATCCACCAGTGGTTTGTGATGCTGCTAGTGCCAGTACAGACTCAAGGAGGAAGGCCAGGCGGGGAAGGAAgatcaaaacagcaaaagcagaagcagaggcaCCCCTTGTTGTTGCTGAAGAGAAAGATCCTGCAG TGGAATGTGTAGCTGACACTGCAAGTGAAGTCCCACCAGAAGAGGTGGCTCTGCcatcagctgcagaagagaGGATTATGGAACTGGTTTTAGGAAAGATGCCTAGCACCACAAATAGCATCAGTTCAGTCACAAA TAGGTTTGCTCATCACCAAAACAGCATGTCCCTCAAAAGAAGTTTAATTCTCTCCAGTAGACATGGTATACGGCGGAAGCTGATAAAACAACTTGGGGAGCACAAAAGAGTCTATCAGTGCAGTATCTGCAGTAAGATCttccagaacagcagcaaccTCAGCAGGCACATCCGTTCTCATG GTGACAAACTATTTAAATGTGAGGAGTGCGCAAAGCTGTTCAGCCGTAAAGAGAGCTTAAAGCAGCATGTTTCATACAAGCACAGCAGGAATGAA GTTGACAGTGAGTACAGATACAAGTGCACAACATGTGAAAAGGCTTTTCGAATAGAGAGTGCCTTGGAATTCCATAACTGCAGGACAG ATGACAAGACATTCCAGTGTGAGATGTGTTTCAGATTCTTCTCTACAAACAGTAATCTTTCCAAACACAAGAAGAAGCATGGAGATAAGAAGTTTGCATGTGAAATCTGCAATAAGATGTTCTACAGGAAGGATGTCATGCTAGACCATCAAAGGCGACACCTGGAAG GGGTGAGGCGTGTGAAAAGAGAAGACTTTGAACACAACACGGAAAACATGGTTCGCTACAAGAAGGAGCCTTCAGGATGCCCTGTGTGTGGGAAG gTGTTTTCATGTCGGAGCAATATGAACAAACACCTTCTCACACACGGAGACAAGAAATACACCTGTGAAATCTGTGGACGTAAATTTTTTAGAGTGGACGTGTTGAGAGATCACATTCATGTCCATTTTAAG GATATAGCACTGATGGACGATCACCAGAGGGAAGAGTTCATTGGTAAAATCGGGATCTCATCAGAGGAAAATGATGACAATTCTGATGAAAGTGCAGATTCTGAACCTCACAAGTATAGCTGCAAAAGGTGCCAG TTAACTTTCGGCCGAGGAAAGGAGTACTTGAAGCATATAATGGACGTGCACAAGGAGAAAGGCTATGGCTGTAGCATTTGTAATCGGCGCTTTGCCTTGAAGGCTACTTACCATGCACACATGGTCATTCACCGGGAGAACCTGCCTGATCCTAATGTGCAGAA ATACATCCATCCATGTGAAATCTGTGGAAGGATTTTTAACAGTATAGGGAATCTGGAAAGACATAAACTTATACATACAg gtgtAAAAAGTCATGCTTGTGAGCAATGTGGCAAATCATTTGCTAGGAAAGACATGTTAAAAGAACACATGCGGGTCCATGATAATATCCGAGAGTACTTGTGTGCAGAATGTGGCAAAG GAATGAAGACAAAACACGCGCTTCGTCACCACATGAAACTTCATAAAGGGATTAAAGAGTATGAATGCAAGGAATGTCACCGAAAATTTGCACAGAAAGTCAACATGCTGAAGCATTACAAAAGGCACACGG GAATCAAAGATTTCATGTGTGAGCTCTGTGGGAAGACTTTTAGTGAGAGAAATACAATGGAGACTCATAAGTTGATTCATACAG GAAAACAGTGGACGTGCTCAGTCTGTGATAAGAAGTATGTCACTGATTACATGCTCCAGAAACACATACAGCTCACTCACGATAAGGTAGAAGCCCAGAGCTGTCAGCTGTGCGGGACAAAAGTTTCTACCAGAGCATCCATGAGTCGGCATATGAGGCGTAAACATCCAGAG ATTCTTTCAGTGAAGATTGATGACTTAGAGCAGCTGCCAGAGACCACAACCATCGATGCCTCTTCAATTGGGATTGTTCAG CCTGAATTAGCCTTGGAACAGGGAGAAttatcagaaggaaaacagcaaatgaaaactCCTAAGCGTGGCCAGAAACGAAAGCAGAAGTcaggtgaggaggaggaaactCAAGTGCCTGAGGACCCTGCCTTCAGTGaatacacagagaaagaagctgaatttaCAGGAAATGTTGGAGATGAGACTAATTCAGCTGTACAGAGCATTCAGCAG GTGGTGGTGACCCTTGGTGACCCAAATGTCACAGCACCATCCAGTTCTGTTGGACTGACAAATATCACCGTAACCCCCATTACAACGGCAGCTGGAACACAATTCACAAACCTCCAGCCAGTGGCTGTGGGCCACCTGACTGCACCGGAGCGCCAGTTGCAACTGGACAACTCCATTCTCACTGTGACGTTTGACACCGTCAGCGGTTCTGCCATGCTGCACAACCGCCAGAATGACATTCAGATCCAGCCACAGCCAGAGGCGGCCAATCCTCACTCTGTGGCCCATTTTATAAACCTAACCACCTTGGTGAACTCCATTGCTCCCTTAGGAAACCAGATAACAGAACAGCATCCTCTGACGTGGAGGTCGGTGCCTCAAACTGATGTCTTGCAGCCCCCGGCACAGCCAGCGCAGCAGCAGTCAGGACAGCAACAGGTTCAAGCAGAGCAACAGCAACAGATGTACAGCTACTAA